The segment GCCAATGAGATTTTTAGGTCATAATGGAGAAATTAATACCCTTTTGGGTAATATCAATTGGGCGAAAGCATCAGAAATACATATTGATGATTACTGGGGAGAGTTGTCTCGTGATATTAAGCCAATAGTTGATAAGAACAAAAGTGATTCATCAAATCTTGACGCAACACTAGAAATTAACATTCGTTCAGGCAAACCAATAACTGATTCCTTATTGAAACTTGTTCCAGAAGCATTTCGAGATCAACCAGAACTTGAAAGCAGAGAAGATATTAAGGCTTTTTATGAATATTCTGCTACTCTCCAAGAAGCTTGGGACGGTCCTGCTCTATTAGTATTTGCAGATGGAAACTATGTTGGAGCGACACTTGATAGGAATGGATTAAGACCTGCTAGATATTCAATTACCAATGATGGTTTTGTGATTATGGGTTCAGAGACAGGGGTAGTGGATATTGAAGAAAATAGAGTTATAGAAAAAGGACGTTTAGGGCCAGGCCAAATGCTCGCAGTTGATCTTTCTCAGAACAAAATTTTAAGAAATTGGGAAGTTAAAGCAGAAGCTGCCAAAAGAAAAAATTATAAAAAACTGATACAGAAAAGAACTATAAAACTCAAAAATAATGAATGGTCCAATACTTGTAATTTAAAAGATTTTGAATTACTCCAACAACAAACTGCTTTTGGTTTTTCCTCAGAAGACAATGACCTCATTCTTGATTCAATGGCTTCTCTTTCTAAGGAGCCAACATATTGTATGGGTGACGATATACCATTAGCAGTGCTCTCTTCTAAACCTCATATTTTATACGACTACTTCAAACAAAGATTTGCACAAGTTACTAATCCTCCCATTGATCCTTTAAGAGAAAAATTAGTAATGAGTTTAGAGATGCATTTAGGTGAAAGATGCTCTCCCTTCGAATTTAATGGTATTAAGCCTTTTATTCATTTAAAAAGTCCAATTATTAATGAAAAAGAATTAATTTCATTAAAAGAATCAGAAATTAAATCAAAAACCATTTCAAGTTTATTTGATATTGAGGAAAGAATAAAAGGATTTGAAGCAAAGTTAGATGATATTTGTAAAGTAAGCGAGAAAGCAATAAAAGAAGGCTGCTCTTTAATAATCATTTCTGACAAAGGAGTCAGTTCCAAACAAAGTTTTATTCCTCCTTTATTAGCTGTAGGTGCAATTCATCACTATCTTCTTAAAAAAGAAATAAGATTAAAAGCCTCGCTAATAATTGAAACTGGTCAATGTTGGAGCACGCATCACCTAGCATGTTTAATTGGTTATGGAGTTAGCGCTGTATGCCCTTGGTTAACACTTGAATCTGGAAGACATTGGTTACAACATCCAAAAACTCAAAAGCTTATTGCTACTAAGAAAATCAATCCACTATCAATTGATGATGTTCAGGAAAATATCAAAAAAGCTTTAGAAGATGGATTAAGAAAAATACTTTCAAAAATAGGGATTTCCCTTTTATCTAGTTATCATGGTGCTCAAATATTTGAAGCTGTAGGTCTTGGCTCTGACTTAATTAAAATAGCTTTCGATGGAACAACAAGTCGAATTGCAGGGATCACACTAAAAGAACTTGCAAATGAATCACTCTTAATTCATACCAAAGCCTTTCCAGAAATAGATTTAAAAAAATTAGAGTTTCTAGGATTTGTTCAGTTTAGAAATAATGGCGAATATCACTCTAATAATCCTGAAATGTCAAAGGTTTTACATTCTGCCCTAAAGCAAGGACCAGGATACGATCATTTTGAGACTTATAAAACACTTATTCGAAATAGACCTGTCACTTCATTAAGAGATTTACTGTCAATTAACTCGACAAGAAAAAGTATCCCTATAGATGAGGTTGAAAGTGTTGAATCAATATGTAAAAGGTTTTGTACTGGAGGAATGAGTTTAGGAGCATTATCAAGAGAAGCTCATGAAGTGTTGGCCGTTGCAATGAATAGAATTGGTGGGAAAAGTAATAGCGGGGAAGGAGGAGAAGATCCTGCTCGTTTTAATGTATTGAATGATATTGATGAAAATACTCAATCGGCAATATTACCATCTATAAAAGGCCTAGAAAATGGGGATACTGCTTGCTCAGCTATTAAACAAATAGCCTCTGGGAGATTTGGGGTTACTCCAGAATATCTAAGAAGTGGGAAGCAACTTGAAATAAAAATGGCTCAAGGAGCTAAGCCAGGCGAAGGTGGCCAATTACCAGGACCAAAAGTTGATTCATATATTGCAAAGCTAAGAAACAGCAAACCTGGAGTAGCCTTAATATCTCCACCCCCACATCATGATATTTACTCTATTGAAGACTTGGCTCAGTTAATTCATGACTTGCACCAAGTTCATCCAAGAGCGAAGGTCAGTGTAAAGCTCGTTTCTGAAATTGGGATAGGTACTATCGCTGCTGGAGTTAGCAAAGCGAATGCTGATGTAATACAAATTTCCGGGCATGATGGAGGTACAGGGGCTTCCCCTCTAAGTTCTATTAAACATGCTGGTTTACCGTGGGAATTAGGCGTTGCAGAAGTACATAAATCCCTTATGGAAAATAATCTTAGAGGGAGAGTACTTTTAAGAACTGATGGCGGACTTAAAACAGGATGGGATGTGGTAATCGCAGCTATTTTAGGTGCGGAAGAATTTGGTTTTGGTTCAGTAGCAATGATTGCTGAAGGCTGCATAATGGCGCGTGTTTGTCATACAAACAAATGTCCTGTAGGTGTAGCTACTCAAAAAGAAGAATTAAGAAAAAGGTTTAAAGGTTTACCTGAAAATGTCGTGAACTTTTTCTTATATATTGCTGAAGAGATAAGACAAATAATGAGTAGCATTGGAGTATCTAATATGGAGGAATTGATTGGCAATCAGGAATTTCTAACAGCAAGAGATATTAAACTTCCAAAAACTGCAAATATCGATCTTAGTTCTCTAATTAAAAAAGGGACTCAATATAAAGACAGGTCATGGTTAAAGCATTCTAAGACTGCTCATACTAATGGATATGTATTAGAGGATCAATTTTTGTCTGATAATGAATTCATGAATTCTATTAAGAATCATGGGAAAGTAATTAAAGAAATAGAAATCAAGAACACTGACAGAAGTGTATGTGCAAAAATATCAGGTGAAATTGCGGGGCTTTATGGAAATAATGGATTTAATGGTGAACTAAATCTCAATTTCAAAGGATACGCAGGGCAGAGTTTTGGTGCTTTTTTATTAAAAGGAATGCATATCCAATTAATTGGAGAAGCTAATGATTATGTTTGCAAAGGAATGAATGGAGGTGTACTTACTATTGTTCCTCCCCAAGTAGATGAGAAATCTTCAGAGCAAGTAATATTGGGTAATACCTGTCTTTATGGAGCAACAGGAGGCAAGTTATTTGCTTTAGGTAAATCCGGAGAAAGATTTGCTGTTAGAAATAGTGGAGCTACTGCAGTCACAGAAGGTTCGGGCGACCATTGTTGTGAATATATGACTGGTGGCAAGATAGTAATTTTAGGTTCAACAGGAAGAAATATTGGAGCAGGAATGACTGGTGGAATAGCTTATATACTTGATGAAAATAATGATTTAGAAAATAAAGTGAATAAGGAAATAGTTAGTATCCATAAAATAACTAGCCTTAAGCAGGAAGAAATTTTATTAGGAATTCTTGGTGAATATCTAGAAAAAACAAAGAGTCTAAAAGCATCCAAAATAATCAATAATTGGTCTAATTTTAAGGGAATTTTTAAAATAGTTGTTCCTCCTAGCGAAGAAGAAACGCTTGGTATATAAAGTTAATGAATGCCTATTTTTATAAAGACTGAACTAATAAAAAAAGAATACTTAATTCAAAAAGATATAAGAAAGAAAATAATCAATGAACATATCAAATGGATAGAAAATTTAAAGAAAAAAGGAATAAATATCAAAAGTGGGTTTCTGGTGGATGAATTCAAACAATCAGGAGCTGGTGGGTTACTAATTCTTGAAATTGGAACGTATAAAGAAGCCTTAGAAATTATAAAAAAAGATCCGATGATAAAAAATAATATTGTCGAATGGAAATTAAATGAATGGATTAATATTAATAAATAGATAATTTAATTATCTTGGAAACTTTTTCATGAGTTTCTGAATCTCTTCAGCATGATAACTACTACGAGTTAAAGGAGAACTGACAACTTGCATAAACCCTAATTCATTTTCTCCAAATAATTTAAAATAATTAAATTTTGAAGGGGTAACAAATCTTTGGACCTGAAGATGTTTTGGGCCTGGAGATAAATATTGACCAATAGTAACTATATCTACATCATTTTTTCTTAAATCCATTAGAAGAGTAAGAACTTCATCATCCTTTTCTCCTAATCCCAACATGAATCCAGATTTAGTATAAACACTTGGGAAATATTCTCTTGTTCTTTTTAGTAACTCTAAAGTTCTTTGATAGTTTCCTTGTGGCCTTACTTTCCTATACAAAGCTGAGACAGTTTCAATATTATGATTTAAAACATTTGGTCTAGAATCTAAAATCTTTTCAAGTGCTGACCAGTTACCACATAAATCTGGAATTAATAATTCAATAGTTGTTTCAGGAGATTTTTTTCTAACTTCAGAAACACATTTATAAAACTGAGAAGCTCCACCATCATCTAGATCATCTCTATTAACTGAGGTAATCACAACATGTTTAAGTTTTAATCTAAAAACAGCCTCTGCTAAACGATCTGGTTCTGTTGGGTCTAAATCTCTCTTGGATCTATCAAAATCAATATCACAATATGGACATGCTCTAGTACAACCTGGTCCCATAATTAAAAAAGTTGCAGTCCCGCTAGCAAAACATTCGCCAATATTAGGACAGCTTGCTTCTTGGCATACAGTATTTAATTTTAAATCACTCAATAAATTTGCAGTATTCCCTATTCTCTCAACTTGAGGTGCTTTTACTCTTAACCAGTCAGGCTTCGTAACTGCATTTTTGGAAATATTAGTCAAATTAATTATTTCAAACCAATCATCTCTAATTTTAATCAAAATAATTTAACTTTACTATTTTTATTTACTTCACTAAAGAAATTAAATTTCTAATTAAATCAGGAAGAAAATTAAAAATCACTTTTAGAAAAAAATTTGGCATTTTTTTAAACAGTTTCCCACAAAAACTAGTTATGCAATAAACAAAGCGTTCTAATAACATAAACTAGTACAATATTCAGAACGTTTTTTTAAATACAGTTTTAAAACAATATAATCAATTTTTTGTATAACTAACATAAGATTATTATTACAAAATTATGTTCTATAAAGTGTTTTTTTCCTATGTATTTGATACAGTTAAAAATATATGTATTAAAACGTTGACTATTAAATTTAAAAGAAAACGTTTTCTTTTATCTGAAAAAAATAAGAAATCCAAAATTATTGGATATGCAAGAGCTATAGATAGTGAATTTGATTACTTAAAAGAACAAATAAAATGCTTAAAAAATGAGGGTTGCAGCTTAATATTTTCTGAAATCGTAAGTTTAGATGAAGAAATAAAACCCGAACTTAGAAAAGCTGTAAATTATTTATCAAAAGGAGATGAATTAGTCGTTACAAAACTAGATCGGGCATTTTCTAACAGGAATGAATGTATAAAAACAATTCATAAACTCTTGAATAATGATGTTAGGTTGAGAACTTTATCTGGTTTTTTATCTCCCAAACATTCATCAGATATATCTTTGTCAGTCTTTAATATTTTATATGAGTTAGATAATTTAGATAATGAGTGTTTGGGAGAGAGGAAAAAAGAACTTATTTCGCAAAGAAGATTAAATGGAAATAATTTAGGTGGAAGACCGAAAATTAGTCCTTTAAAAGAATCATTAGTGATGAGGTTACGTAATGAGGGTTGCTCATATCGATCAATCAGAACTCAAACTGGAATTGCTTTATCAACAATTAGAAGAATAATTTTAGATGGAGAAGCTAGCTGATATGAATAAAAAAGAACTTGAAAACCTGATTAAAGAAAACCTTAAAGATACTGCATTACGCATTCATGAATTAGATAATAAAGATAGAAATAGTTTAATCGCTGAATATAAAGAATGGATTCTGAATGACTTGGATTTTGATGAGGTTATGATGTTACCTTACGAAGCCTATACAAATAAATTAGATAGAGATTTCTTAGATGACTTAAATTAATATCAAGCAAAATTATTATTATATTTGTATACAGCCTTAGCTATTTGGGGAAATATGGTCTCATCTTTTAAGTATTTCTCTCCATTCCCAAAAATAACTAATAAAGTCTGTAATGAGTCATTGTTAACCCACCAAGCGGCATCATGTCTAGCTTGTGACATCAAACCTGCTTTACTCCAAAAATTAGTATTCTCTGGTAATCCCTCTCCTAAAAACCCGTTTACTTGATTAAGGGGATCCATATTAAGAACTTTCTTATCTAAATTTCTTTTTAAAAAACTTCTTAAATTTAAATTATCTTTTTGATAATCAAGTTTTATCATTATCTCCTCCAAAATTCTTGCAGTTGAATCAGTTGTCATCATATTCCTATTATTGTTTTCAGTTCCATAAAATTCCTTTTCTCGACCAAACGGTCCATCATCCCAAGTTTTTTGGCAGCAATTTATCTCATTTAATTCACTCCAATTAAGCTCTTTTAACCAATCATTGATTATTGACCTTTGATATTTCCAATTCTCCCAAGAATCTCCTTCTATACATGGACCACTTGTAGTCCCAGTGATAATGTCGATTAAAAAGCTTGTTGCATCATTACTTGAGTAAAAAAGCATTTTATTTACTGCATCACTTATTTCTTGGGTGAATAATATTTTTTTTGTATCAATCCATGAGTATGCAGCGAGACCATAAACTAGCTTTACGATGCTTGCAGGATAAATGAGCTTTGTATTATTGATTCCACATCCAAAGCCTTTATTTAATTGATTGTTTTCACTTTTATAATTGATCCAAGTTATTGCGAGATCATCTCTTAAATTTTCTATATTGTTAGAGCAAATTCCGTCTAAAATATCATTTAAGGCTAAACCCATTTCTTCTCGTAAATAATAAAAAGACATTTTATGAAAGAACATATAGACCCTACCTCACTATTTAAGCAAACTAATTTTTCAAACACTATTTGGTGGAAAGTAAAAATTAATATTTCTGGGTATCAAAATGAAACTGAAAATAATTTAGTAACGGAAATAGCCAAAAATAGACTTTTTAGACTTATTTATCCAAGTCTTTATAAGAGTAAAAATAAATTGTCCAGAATATTAGTTCAATTTTATGAAGATGGTTATATCTGTTGGATTGATTTAGATAAATTATTTATTGAGAAATTTGATGTTAAAAACAGTATTCTCGATTCTGAACAAATATTAATACAAACAAAAATTCCATTAATTCTTAGTTGGATCAAAGATCGATCTAAGGAAAAAAATATATATCTTTGGGGTGGTACATTAGGTCCTAATTTTGACTGTTCTGGCTTGATTCAAACCGCTTTTTTAAATCATAAAATTTATATACCTAGAGATTCTTATCAAATTAAAAGTTTTTGTAAGCATCTTTTCAATTTTAAAGAAAATAATAAATCACTTAAAAAAGGAGATATTTTATTTTTTGGAAAGCAAAATAAATGTGATCATGTTGGTATTTATAAAGGGGATGGACTTTATTACCATAGTTCGGGTATAGATTACGGAAGAAATGGTATAGGAATAGACACTTTAAAAGAAACTAACGATAAAATTTCTCTACATTATCAATCAAAACTTATTTCTGCAGGAAGAATAACTAGATCATACAGATGGAATAAATCTATCAGGTAATATTTTATTTAAAAACTAACTATTGAAAGTATCTCTAGTTAGATAATGAAATCAACCAGTAGTCCAAATATTTTTAACAATTGGCATTATGGTATCTAAATGGAGAGTTCCTACAAGAAGCCATGCAAACACAGCACCACCACAACCACCTAACCAAAACCCGCTTGTAAAATCGGCCCAGCCTGTTCTAGTAAACAAGTCTGCAGGAGGATTATATACTGTGGCATCTGGAGGTTGAACATTAGGAGCTTTTCCTGGAGCATTATAAAGAACCAAAAGCCCTGTCAATATGTGCACAGCACCTATTGTTGCAAGTAATCCTGCTGTTAATGCGAAATCAGAATTTCTTAACGGACCAGTCATAGAAAATGGACCATATAAAAGATATCCAAATGCTGCTCCAGTTTCTAAACCTCTGAAATTTGGAGAAATCCCTTCTCTATAAAAAGGTAAATTATTAATAAATGCCTTTGTAAAGTAACCACTATTAACAGGTGTTGCAAGATTTCCAACACATGGATCTGAAACTGGTTTTACAGCCCATTGATTTGCAATACCAATGTCATTTGGCTGAACAGAATTATCTATATATTTTTCATCAAATTTAATAGAACTTGTTGATTCTGAGAATGATTTTTGAAAGTCGCTCATTTTTAATAAAAGTGTAATTTTTAATTTATTTAATCAGTAGCTGTAATCAATCTTCCAATTAATACAAGAAATACTGCTGGGGTTACTAGACCAATCAATGGGACAAAGATTGATGGTAAGAACGTTGAAAAATCAGATGGCATAATCTACTAAAGATCTTTGAACACTTTAGTATTTAAAGGACAAATAGTGTAACTTTTATTACTGGATGATATAAAAATTATTAACTTTATATATGCTAAATTTTTTCTCAATTGTTCTCATCATTTTAATAATATTTTTTATAGTAATTTTCAAGAAAAAAAATATATTTAATGCTTTTAATAAAAAGAAATTATATCCAATTAAAGAAATGTGTAATGAAAATAATATAATTACCTCTTCAGAAAAAATTAATCATAATCAAAATAGCGCTAATAAGTACTCAGAGTTTTACAAAAGAAAACTAAAAGAAAAAATGAATAGCCTTTTTAAAGGTTCAGCAGAAGACAAATTGAAAGCCTTAAATTTAGCAGAAGAATTAGCAGATAAATCTACATTGCCAATTCTCAAAAAAGGTTTAAAAGAAATGAATTTACAGATAGTTGAACGTTCAGCTGCTCTTATTAGAAAGTTTAAGTAAAGATTTACTCATTAGAAATACTTTGAATTTTTCTAATCCTATAAATTGGCCTATTTTGACTCTCGTGATAAGTTCTAATTAATAGTTCGCCCAATAATCCAAAACTAAATAATTGAACTCCAGCAATTCCTAATATCAAAGCAAACATCAACATCGGCCTATTGCCAATATCATTTCCTAGGAGTTTGATAATAAATAAGTAAGATGTCATTCCAAGACTAACTAAAATGCTTATAATTCCAACGAAACCAAATCCATACATTGGTCTGGTTAAAAATTTAGTCATAAACCAAACTGTAAGCAAATCCATTAAAACCCTAAACGTTCTATCAATCCCATATTTACTAGAACCGTATTTTCGACTTCGATGGTTGACTTTAATTTCTTTAATTTTAGCTCCTTCAATTTTTGCTAATACAGGCAAAAACCTATGAAGTT is part of the Prochlorococcus marinus subsp. pastoris str. CCMP1986 genome and harbors:
- the gltB gene encoding glutamate synthase large subunit encodes the protein MRGSIKRSNESYQDSYSPNGIIGEKDACGVGFIANIDGKESNWILKQSLKGLNCMEHRGGCGGDSDSGDGAGILCSIPWEFLDRELNLNTESYEKRGLGMIFMPNNELKVKESKLICDEEAKELNFKQSFWRNVPIKNETLGILAKANAPFINQWIVCLEKDDSRDIEMLLFQLRKRIEKRIRDNTKNAIGECEFYFASLSSKTVVYKGMVRSEVLSEFYEDLKKEDFKVSFSVYHRRFSTNTLPKWPLAQPMRFLGHNGEINTLLGNINWAKASEIHIDDYWGELSRDIKPIVDKNKSDSSNLDATLEINIRSGKPITDSLLKLVPEAFRDQPELESREDIKAFYEYSATLQEAWDGPALLVFADGNYVGATLDRNGLRPARYSITNDGFVIMGSETGVVDIEENRVIEKGRLGPGQMLAVDLSQNKILRNWEVKAEAAKRKNYKKLIQKRTIKLKNNEWSNTCNLKDFELLQQQTAFGFSSEDNDLILDSMASLSKEPTYCMGDDIPLAVLSSKPHILYDYFKQRFAQVTNPPIDPLREKLVMSLEMHLGERCSPFEFNGIKPFIHLKSPIINEKELISLKESEIKSKTISSLFDIEERIKGFEAKLDDICKVSEKAIKEGCSLIIISDKGVSSKQSFIPPLLAVGAIHHYLLKKEIRLKASLIIETGQCWSTHHLACLIGYGVSAVCPWLTLESGRHWLQHPKTQKLIATKKINPLSIDDVQENIKKALEDGLRKILSKIGISLLSSYHGAQIFEAVGLGSDLIKIAFDGTTSRIAGITLKELANESLLIHTKAFPEIDLKKLEFLGFVQFRNNGEYHSNNPEMSKVLHSALKQGPGYDHFETYKTLIRNRPVTSLRDLLSINSTRKSIPIDEVESVESICKRFCTGGMSLGALSREAHEVLAVAMNRIGGKSNSGEGGEDPARFNVLNDIDENTQSAILPSIKGLENGDTACSAIKQIASGRFGVTPEYLRSGKQLEIKMAQGAKPGEGGQLPGPKVDSYIAKLRNSKPGVALISPPPHHDIYSIEDLAQLIHDLHQVHPRAKVSVKLVSEIGIGTIAAGVSKANADVIQISGHDGGTGASPLSSIKHAGLPWELGVAEVHKSLMENNLRGRVLLRTDGGLKTGWDVVIAAILGAEEFGFGSVAMIAEGCIMARVCHTNKCPVGVATQKEELRKRFKGLPENVVNFFLYIAEEIRQIMSSIGVSNMEELIGNQEFLTARDIKLPKTANIDLSSLIKKGTQYKDRSWLKHSKTAHTNGYVLEDQFLSDNEFMNSIKNHGKVIKEIEIKNTDRSVCAKISGEIAGLYGNNGFNGELNLNFKGYAGQSFGAFLLKGMHIQLIGEANDYVCKGMNGGVLTIVPPQVDEKSSEQVILGNTCLYGATGGKLFALGKSGERFAVRNSGATAVTEGSGDHCCEYMTGGKIVILGSTGRNIGAGMTGGIAYILDENNDLENKVNKEIVSIHKITSLKQEEILLGILGEYLEKTKSLKASKIINNWSNFKGIFKIVVPPSEEETLGI
- a CDS encoding YciI family protein, with translation MPIFIKTELIKKEYLIQKDIRKKIINEHIKWIENLKKKGINIKSGFLVDEFKQSGAGGLLILEIGTYKEALEIIKKDPMIKNNIVEWKLNEWININK
- the lipA gene encoding lipoyl synthase, giving the protein MTNISKNAVTKPDWLRVKAPQVERIGNTANLLSDLKLNTVCQEASCPNIGECFASGTATFLIMGPGCTRACPYCDIDFDRSKRDLDPTEPDRLAEAVFRLKLKHVVITSVNRDDLDDGGASQFYKCVSEVRKKSPETTIELLIPDLCGNWSALEKILDSRPNVLNHNIETVSALYRKVRPQGNYQRTLELLKRTREYFPSVYTKSGFMLGLGEKDDEVLTLLMDLRKNDVDIVTIGQYLSPGPKHLQVQRFVTPSKFNYFKLFGENELGFMQVVSSPLTRSSYHAEEIQKLMKKFPR
- a CDS encoding recombinase family protein, which produces MFYKVFFSYVFDTVKNICIKTLTIKFKRKRFLLSEKNKKSKIIGYARAIDSEFDYLKEQIKCLKNEGCSLIFSEIVSLDEEIKPELRKAVNYLSKGDELVVTKLDRAFSNRNECIKTIHKLLNNDVRLRTLSGFLSPKHSSDISLSVFNILYELDNLDNECLGERKKELISQRRLNGNNLGGRPKISPLKESLVMRLRNEGCSYRSIRTQTGIALSTIRRIILDGEAS
- a CDS encoding serine hydrolase, with the translated sequence MSFYYLREEMGLALNDILDGICSNNIENLRDDLAITWINYKSENNQLNKGFGCGINNTKLIYPASIVKLVYGLAAYSWIDTKKILFTQEISDAVNKMLFYSSNDATSFLIDIITGTTSGPCIEGDSWENWKYQRSIINDWLKELNWSELNEINCCQKTWDDGPFGREKEFYGTENNNRNMMTTDSTARILEEIMIKLDYQKDNLNLRSFLKRNLDKKVLNMDPLNQVNGFLGEGLPENTNFWSKAGLMSQARHDAAWWVNNDSLQTLLVIFGNGEKYLKDETIFPQIAKAVYKYNNNFA
- a CDS encoding C40 family peptidase, whose amino-acid sequence is MKEHIDPTSLFKQTNFSNTIWWKVKINISGYQNETENNLVTEIAKNRLFRLIYPSLYKSKNKLSRILVQFYEDGYICWIDLDKLFIEKFDVKNSILDSEQILIQTKIPLILSWIKDRSKEKNIYLWGGTLGPNFDCSGLIQTAFLNHKIYIPRDSYQIKSFCKHLFNFKENNKSLKKGDILFFGKQNKCDHVGIYKGDGLYYHSSGIDYGRNGIGIDTLKETNDKISLHYQSKLISAGRITRSYRWNKSIR
- a CDS encoding photosystem I reaction center protein subunit XI, which codes for MSDFQKSFSESTSSIKFDEKYIDNSVQPNDIGIANQWAVKPVSDPCVGNLATPVNSGYFTKAFINNLPFYREGISPNFRGLETGAAFGYLLYGPFSMTGPLRNSDFALTAGLLATIGAVHILTGLLVLYNAPGKAPNVQPPDATVYNPPADLFTRTGWADFTSGFWLGGCGGAVFAWLLVGTLHLDTIMPIVKNIWTTG
- a CDS encoding photosystem I reaction center subunit VIII; the protein is MPSDFSTFLPSIFVPLIGLVTPAVFLVLIGRLITATD